DNA from Bradyrhizobium japonicum USDA 6:
CCATCAGCAGGATGGTGACCCCATGGGAAACGAATTGGAAGGCAAGGTTGCTGCCGTGACCGGGGCCGGATCGGGCATCGGGTTGGCGAGCACTGAAGCAATGCTGGCCGCGGGCGCGCGCGTGGTGATGGTCGACCGCGACGAGGCCGCGCTGACGGCGCTCGGCAACAAGCATGGCGACGCCGTGATCCCGCTGGTCGTCGACCTCCTGGATCCCAGGGACTGCGCATCCTTGCTGCCGCGCGTCCTGGAGAAGGCAGGCCAGCTCGACATCCTGCATGCCAATGCGGGCACCTATGTCGGTGGCGATCTGGTCGATGCAGACACTACAGCCATCGACCGGATGCTGAACCTGAACGTCAACGTCGTGATGAAGAACGTGCACGACGTGCTGCCGCACATGATCGCGCGCCGGAGCGGCGACATCATCGTCACGAGTTCGCTGGCGGCGCATTTTCCGACGCCCTGGGAACCGGTCTATGCGTCGTCGAAATGGGCGATCAACTGCTTCGTCCAGACGGTGCGGCGCCAGGTCTTCAAGCACGGCATTCGCGTGGGCTCGATCTCGCCCGGCCCGGTCGTCACCTCCCTGCTCGCGGACTGGCCGCCCGAGAAGCTGAAGGAAGCCAGGGACTCCGGCAGCCTGCTGGAGGCCAGCGAGGTCGCTGAAGTGGTGATGTTCATGCTGACCCGGCCGCGCGGCATGACCATTCGCGACGTGGTGATGCTGCCGACCAATTTTGATCTTTAGGACGCATGCTCTTGTAGGGTGGGCAAAGGCGCGCTCTTCGCGCGCCGTGCCCACCGTTCTACCGGATTTGTGGAGAGTTGGTGGGCACGGCGCAACGGCGCCTTTGCCCACCCTACGCAGCGATCCATGCCGCCAGCTCGCGCCACGGCTCCAGCGTCCAGTGACCGGACGCAGCGCCGGAGGGCGAGGGCAGCACGAAAATCTCCGGCAAACCTGCATCGCGCGGCTGCCGCCCAAGCGCAATCACGCTCGACGGCCTGCCATAAAACAAGCTCGCCGCCTTCTTGCTCGTGAACGCAATCGTCATCGGCCGATATTTTTCGATCTTGGCCCTGAACCCCGGCACGTCGATCGTTTCAGCCGCGATCTGGTGATCCATCCCGGCGCCTGACTTGGAGAGATCGGTGAAGCCGATCCCGAGCTCGATCAAGCCTGCGAACTCGCCCGGCTGATAACGCCGCGGCGTGATGCCGGCCTCATGGATCGCGCGCCAGAAGCGGTTGCCGGGATGGGCGTAGTAGTGCCCGAGTTCGGCCGAGCGCGTGCTGGCGGCGGTGCCGACGAAGACGAGCAGGAGCTTGGGACGGAGCTGGTCGGGGAGGCGGTGAGGGGAAGAGGCGGGCAAATCAATAGCTTATAGGTTGCCGATTGCATATGAAAGCTCAACTGGTCACTAATGTGCTTATTCCACTCGTGACAGCAACAAACAGATCAAGCGGTAGGGGGGGAGCTTCCCGTGACCATTCAGGAGTTGGCGGACCAGTTGCGCCAAGACTATTTCACCTCTGAAGAAGGCAAGAAAGTAATAGCCATTCACTTGTTCGGAATTCGGTGGGCGCGCGAACTCGAAGGGATGTCTTGTAAGGAAGTTGCTGTCAGAGCTGGAATCCACGAATCGTATGGAACGGAGATCCGAAAGGGAGCTAATTTAGCCGATTATGTCTCCATTCGATGAGCTGTCGACGAATCTCAAGCTTGGGCGGTTCTAGCCCGCATGAGTAGAGCGACATGCGGGACAACAAAGACCTCGGATGTCGTTGCGCTCACCCCGACTACGCTTGCTTGCCGACAAACTCTCATTCAAGTCCAGGTGGTCGCTCCTCAAATCTTCCTTTGTCAAAATACTCTCGCACATCCGTATCGAGTGGCTCGATCGCCCAAAAATGCCGTCTGTCACGTGCAATGAGGTTGACGTGGTAGTTCTCGTGATAGTCGTCTGGGTCGCCGCGGCTTTGTTCTTCCATTCTCCTGTTCATCAATGGCAAGCGCTTCGCGTGGTCTTGAAAATTGAAAAGCGCATCAGCCTCGATGCGCTTGTATTGAGCGTGGCGTGAAACCCAGACTTCGTATCTTGCCCCAGGCAAATAGTATCCAAGCCGCTCAAGCCACAGTCGATGCCTGGCCCAACGTTGTCTGATAGCCCCGGAGCCCACATAGATTAGCGGGCTAGATAGAGAACTTGAATATCGAATTGCAAATGGGGGCGACAGCCTCACCAGATAGATTGCATTCTTCCAATCCCATGGTGTCTCAAGCGAAGAGTTTCGGCAGTACAGTTTTATGTTCCTCCAGTCGTTCTCAATCAGAGGAATTTCGGTTGCCATCCACCATGGGGGAAGCTTGATTGACATTTGGGGCGTCCCGGCGCGAGTAGGGAAATTGAGAATCAGAATCAGCGATATGCGGGTCCACCACTAACAGTCTCGGGTATCCCTTTGCTCATCCCGGCTGCGCTTGCTGACTCCTGACGATGCTTATTGAGACAGAATGATATTTTGAATCTTGTTTAGGAACGCTTTGAAGTCGCGCAAGCTTTCTAGTTCTTTAGGAAGCACTCCATCTGAGTCAAAGTGCATCACGTCGTTGCGAACTTTTCGTATGTTGTCTAAGTCCTTGCAGAAACTCACTCTGTCAATTGCAAGGCCAAACTGCTTCCAGCGATCCGGGTTCTCTAGTAGTCTTAAATATTCGCCGAATGCCAGATCATCGGGGCCGTTGATTTGTCGAGAGCTGTCGCCGGGATCTCGAATCCCTACCAAATCTTCAGTACTAAAACGATCCGCTATCAGGCCCCGCAGCAGGTTCTCGATTTCGCCGAGAAGAAGGAAAGGCTCTGCAAGCAGCTGGAATTGCTCACTCAAGTCACTGGCGGTGATTATCCCGGTTATCCTGCCATCCTCGCTTCTTACCAATACATATTGGTGCGTCACGATAACTGGAATCGCATCAAAGATAGAGAAGCTGCTTCGCATTTCGTGATGGGGCTCCATAAAATCGCGAGCGCGTTCTCCGGGCTTCGATAACGCGAGCCGAGATCCGATGGAGGTCCAAGTGATGACACCTTTAACCTCTCGATCGCTAGTCATCACTGGAAGTTGGGAAAAGTTCTTTAGGAGTAGGAGCGCGACAACCTCAGCTAACGTACCATCTGGCTTTACGCTAAC
Protein-coding regions in this window:
- a CDS encoding SDR family oxidoreductase, giving the protein MGNELEGKVAAVTGAGSGIGLASTEAMLAAGARVVMVDRDEAALTALGNKHGDAVIPLVVDLLDPRDCASLLPRVLEKAGQLDILHANAGTYVGGDLVDADTTAIDRMLNLNVNVVMKNVHDVLPHMIARRSGDIIVTSSLAAHFPTPWEPVYASSKWAINCFVQTVRRQVFKHGIRVGSISPGPVVTSLLADWPPEKLKEARDSGSLLEASEVAEVVMFMLTRPRGMTIRDVVMLPTNFDL
- a CDS encoding mismatch-specific DNA-glycosylase translates to MPASSPHRLPDQLRPKLLLVFVGTAASTRSAELGHYYAHPGNRFWRAIHEAGITPRRYQPGEFAGLIELGIGFTDLSKSGAGMDHQIAAETIDVPGFRAKIEKYRPMTIAFTSKKAASLFYGRPSSVIALGRQPRDAGLPEIFVLPSPSGAASGHWTLEPWRELAAWIAA
- a CDS encoding HTH-like domain-containing protein, giving the protein MTIQELADQLRQDYFTSEEGKKVIAIHLFGIRWARELEGMSCKEVAVRAGIHESYGTEIRKGANLADYVSIR
- a CDS encoding CBS domain-containing protein, coding for MAKVAEAAASGEPPPPVTTREFLSWFGAQRRGYSIVRQIRRELENYRLLTIPDFESNFIDSQLQLIPLVEDVEQVAPSRLGEEVVAAVEAEARPDAVTNADWVRRDPTYRISKLGPANQSIVSVKPDGTLAEVVALLLLKNFSQLPVMTSDREVKGVITWTSIGSRLALSKPGERARDFMEPHHEMRSSFSIFDAIPVIVTHQYVLVRSEDGRITGIITASDLSEQFQLLAEPFLLLGEIENLLRGLIADRFSTEDLVGIRDPGDSSRQINGPDDLAFGEYLRLLENPDRWKQFGLAIDRVSFCKDLDNIRKVRNDVMHFDSDGVLPKELESLRDFKAFLNKIQNIILSQ